One Mastacembelus armatus chromosome 10, fMasArm1.2, whole genome shotgun sequence DNA window includes the following coding sequences:
- the slc16a2 gene encoding monocarboxylate transporter 8: MHASTEPTRSESMGINGVDNQAQPFSGVSRTEHPAADPQMEQRDAPPEAEKSKGDPAAGNDSKLVQEDSTVQLMEAGCKPPLCPASDSEAGVQLEGHGQGAGFVPPEGGFGWLVVFAATWCNGSIFGIQNSFGILHMMLAEKHADPDDKTLQFKVAWVGALAMGMIFFCSPVVSMFTDHFGCRKTAVSGAALAFIGLLSTSFANTLSLRYFTYGILFGCGSSFAFQPSLVILGHYFRQRLGLANGVVTAGASLFSMVLPIFLKKVVGPLGLSRTFQILSLFMLVQALLALTFKPLLPAGGGMGPLGMGCGHAEPQIQPGTSAQDRSKWSRILAGVRKYFNLRVFHIVTYRVWAFGVATAVLGYFVPYVHLINFVKEQFKESEQEWVLPVCIGASSGVGRLAFGKIGDIIPGLQKIYMQVVSFMALGLMSMMIPQCSLFVGLVVVCVFLGLCDGCFLTMMAPIAFELVGPMQASQAIGYLLGLMALPMTAGPPIAGLLRDYFGDYTVAFSLAGVPPMVGGVVLFFVPLIHRRLQQNQAATSPEETSTTSHMLPTAQPAGEPKSCSNGDILPGYTDVETHI, translated from the exons ATGCATGCGAGCACAGAGCCCACCAGATCAGAGAGCATGGGGATCAACGGGGTAGACAACCAAGCGCAACCGTTCAGCGGAGTTTCCCGGACGGAGCATCCGGCTGCAGATCCTCAGATGGAGCAGAGAGATGCTCCCCCAGAAGCAGAGAAGAGCAAGGGCGATCCGGCGGCGGGCAACGACAGCAAACTCGTGCAGGAAGACAGCACGGTGCAGCTGATGGAGGCCGGGTGCAAGCCGCCCCTCTGCCCGGCTTCTGATTCCGAGGCGGGAGTTCAGCTGGAGGGACACGGCCAGGGAGCCGGATTCGTTCCACCCGAAGGAGGTTTCGGCTGGCTGGTAGTTTTTGCTGCAACCTGGTGCAATGGGTCGATCTTCGGGATTCAAAACTCTTTCGGCATCTTGCACATGATGCTGGCTGAGAAACACGCAGACCCAGACGACAAAACGCTTCAGTTCAAAGTGG CCTGGGTCGGAGCCTTGGCTATGGGAATGATCTTCTTCTGTTCACCAGTGGTCAGCATGTTCACAGACCACTTTGGCTGTAGGAAGACAGCTGTTAGCGGGGCAGCGCTGGCTTTTATAGGGCTGCTCAGCACATCCTTTGCAAA CACACTGAGCCTTCGCTATTTCACATATGGCATACTGTTCGGCTGTGGATCCTCCTTTGCCTTCCAGCCCTCGTTAGTCATCCTCGGCCACTACTTCCGCCAGCGCCTGGGCCTGGCCAATGGTGTGGTGACAGCTGGTGCCAGCCTCTTTTCCATGGTCCTCCCGATTTTTCTCAAAAAGGTTGTGGGACCACTGGGCCTTAGCAGAACTTTCCAGATCCTCAGCCTCTTCATGCTGGTCCAAGCCTTGCTGGCGCTGACATTCAAACCTTTGCTTCCTGCTGGAGGAGGCATGGGACCACTCGGCATGGGCTGTGGTCATGCAGAACCCCAAATCCAGCCAGGGACTAGTGCTCAAGATCGGAGCAAATGGAGCAGGATTCTGGCTGGAGTCAGGAAGTACTTCAACCTGCGAGTCTTTCATATTGTGACATACCGCGTATGGGCGTTTGGAGTGGCTACAGCTGTCCTGGGTTACTTTGTGCCATATGTCCATCTG atCAACTTTGTGAAGGAGCAGTTCAAGGAGAGTGAGCAGGAATGGGTGCTCCCGGTTTGCATAGGAGCTTCATCCGGGGTGGGACGCCTCGCTTTTGGCAAGATCGGGGACATTATTCCTGGGCTTCAAAAGATCTACATGCAG GTGGTGTCCTTTATGGCTCTGGGCCTGATGTCCATGATGATCCCTCAGTGCTCGCTGTTTGTAGGGctggtggttgtgtgtgtgttcctgggGTTGTGTGATGGCTGCTTTCTCACTATGATGGCCCCTATAGCCTTCGAGCTGGTTGGACCCATGCAGGCCTCACAGGCCATAGGCTACCTACTAGGCCTAATGGCTCTCCCCATGACAGCAGGTCCACCAATTGCTG GTCTTCTACGTGATTATTTTGGGGACTACACAGTGGCCTTTTCTCTGGCTGGGGTGCCTCCCATGGTGGGGGGTGTGGTGCTGTTTTTTGTGCCCCTGATACACCGCAGGCTCCAGCAAAACCAGGCAGCAACTTCACCAGAGGAGACGTCCACAACTTCCCACATGTTGCCCACTGCCCAACCAGCGGGGGAGCCCAAGAGCTGCTCCAATGGAGACATCTTGCCTGGCTATACTGATGTAGAGACACACATCTGA